A region from the uncultured Macellibacteroides sp. genome encodes:
- a CDS encoding alpha-L-arabinofuranosidase C-terminal domain-containing protein gives MFFLLNGCRPEMPVTSTITIEADGLTFPVNKNLYGLSLEEINHAVDGGIYAELIQNRSFEDGVLPLHNAYNFTENVMVTPNGYVMPFVRPDSIIGWRALTSGSKMYPDTRELINDTNKRSLLVAVAAGDSSGRGGIAAEGYGGISLTKGEKYELSFYIKSASPYPKVVHVALEDSAAKHRLSDEYTITPWADWRRVKHTFTATANTRKAILTFTADSSTVFWLDVVSLFPQKTWKGMRNGLRPDIAELIEKLHPAFIRFPGGDFVEGYTGGTFPVWHETVGDISKRKHFWSANGYGTTNGMGFLEYLRFCEAVGAEPVYVINSGVTSQKRRPRFEDITAMDKIVQDALDAIAYANAPKDSAIGALRALHGHPEPFNLRFIEIGSGNYGSEYVKRYELFKNAIHKTYPRITVIGNTITDSRNRVDWVDSHYYADESFFISNQSRFDEFLYKRRQPPMFVGEFGTAREESRGTLQAALSEACFLFGLERNPDAVKRIAYAPLLANVQVDKRSKGLILFNNKQAVPTPSYYVLKMLGENRGDAILKTTVESYEKPQVTFGAASISMFDNSFDFKDISINGSNVFRKVIANGGWNFSDRMLTADANRWNYILLGDSAEHDYSFTTFVKRTKGSGQVQLRVRDNGKYETKANHICFTIGQENCELYRMAGLLKDNLAPDVPFAFESNRWYKVQIICKDNLIQCFVNDKLVQQASMRPIPSLVVVTTRDEKNKQFIIKVVNTTRHPEKTQLNVNGGSFGSEAEVTELSGEPESVNLFSTPNKVSPIKKKVGFAIGGPVVYEFPPSSLTILRIKFD, from the coding sequence ATGTTCTTTTTGTTAAATGGATGCCGGCCTGAAATGCCGGTTACTTCAACCATAACAATAGAAGCAGATGGGCTAACTTTTCCTGTGAATAAAAATTTGTATGGATTATCATTAGAGGAAATTAATCATGCGGTAGATGGTGGTATTTATGCAGAATTAATTCAAAACCGTAGTTTTGAAGATGGAGTCCTGCCTTTACACAATGCTTATAATTTTACTGAAAATGTAATGGTTACCCCCAATGGGTATGTAATGCCTTTTGTGAGACCAGATAGCATTATTGGCTGGCGTGCGCTAACTTCGGGTTCGAAAATGTATCCTGATACCCGTGAGCTTATCAACGATACAAATAAGCGTTCGTTGCTTGTGGCAGTCGCCGCTGGTGATTCTTCAGGACGTGGCGGAATTGCGGCTGAAGGATATGGAGGAATCTCTCTTACCAAAGGCGAGAAATATGAGCTGTCTTTTTACATCAAATCGGCATCTCCTTACCCAAAGGTAGTACATGTTGCTTTGGAAGATTCTGCGGCTAAACATCGATTGAGTGATGAATATACAATTACGCCTTGGGCTGACTGGAGAAGAGTGAAGCATACTTTCACCGCAACTGCTAATACAAGAAAAGCGATTCTTACTTTTACGGCAGATTCTTCCACAGTTTTTTGGCTGGATGTGGTTTCGTTGTTTCCGCAAAAGACATGGAAAGGGATGCGGAATGGTTTGCGCCCCGATATTGCAGAGCTGATAGAAAAATTACATCCGGCTTTTATTCGGTTTCCTGGCGGAGATTTTGTTGAGGGATATACTGGCGGAACGTTTCCCGTATGGCATGAAACGGTTGGTGACATTTCTAAACGAAAGCATTTTTGGTCGGCTAATGGATATGGAACCACTAACGGAATGGGTTTTCTTGAGTATTTGCGTTTTTGCGAGGCTGTTGGTGCTGAACCGGTGTATGTGATCAATAGCGGGGTAACAAGTCAGAAACGACGTCCTCGTTTCGAAGATATTACAGCCATGGATAAGATAGTGCAGGATGCACTGGATGCCATTGCTTATGCAAATGCCCCGAAAGATTCAGCAATTGGAGCCTTGCGTGCGCTCCATGGTCATCCAGAACCATTCAATCTTCGTTTTATAGAGATAGGAAGTGGAAATTATGGTTCAGAATATGTGAAACGATATGAGTTATTCAAAAATGCTATTCATAAAACGTATCCTCGTATTACTGTGATTGGGAACACAATTACAGACAGTCGAAACAGGGTAGACTGGGTGGATAGTCATTATTACGCAGATGAATCGTTTTTTATCTCGAATCAAAGTCGTTTCGATGAATTTTTATATAAGCGTCGCCAACCTCCAATGTTTGTCGGAGAGTTCGGTACGGCTAGAGAAGAATCCCGTGGGACTTTGCAGGCGGCACTTTCTGAAGCATGCTTTCTTTTCGGTTTGGAACGAAATCCTGATGCTGTGAAACGTATTGCATATGCGCCTTTACTTGCCAATGTGCAGGTTGACAAAAGGTCGAAAGGTCTGATTCTTTTTAATAATAAACAGGCCGTTCCAACTCCTTCATATTATGTTCTTAAGATGTTGGGCGAAAATCGGGGGGATGCGATATTGAAAACAACAGTTGAATCTTACGAGAAACCGCAGGTTACTTTCGGAGCTGCATCTATTTCTATGTTTGATAATAGTTTTGATTTTAAGGATATATCGATAAATGGATCAAATGTTTTCCGTAAGGTAATAGCTAATGGGGGATGGAACTTTTCGGATAGAATGCTTACGGCCGATGCTAATCGTTGGAATTATATTTTGCTAGGTGATTCTGCCGAGCATGATTATAGTTTTACAACTTTTGTAAAGCGAACAAAAGGAAGCGGCCAGGTTCAATTAAGAGTAAGAGACAATGGAAAGTATGAGACAAAAGCTAACCATATTTGTTTTACGATTGGACAGGAGAATTGCGAATTGTATAGAATGGCCGGTCTTTTAAAAGATAATCTGGCCCCTGATGTGCCTTTTGCTTTTGAAAGTAATCGTTGGTATAAGGTGCAAATTATATGTAAGGATAATCTGATTCAATGTTTTGTAAATGATAAACTTGTTCAGCAAGCAAGCATGCGTCCTATTCCTTCGCTTGTAGTTGTAACGACCCGGGATGAAAAAAACAAGCAATTTATCATAAAGGTGGTTAATACAACCCGTCATCCTGAAAAAACGCAACTGAACGTAAATGGTGGAAGTTTTGGATCTGAAGCTGAGGTTACGGAATTATCGGGTGAACCTGAATCAGTAAATCTTTTTTCGACTCCAAATAAGGTATCTCCTATAAAGAAAAAAGTTGGTTTTGCTATCGGCGGACCAGTCGTTTATGAGTTTCCTCCTAGTTCATTAACGATTTTACGTATAAAATTTGATTAA
- a CDS encoding ATP-binding protein, with translation MTNKATNDSIKETPIDFSYGRMVFTESLTPSILPENEFNSISKENYRSRKILECIPDTIFIARKDGVIEEIVTPGSDVVYNQLIVGQNLDRRHETRDLLLIRETVSKILQDGIPRSIEYMIFDDDKNKYYYQAKAIAFDEQRVMVFTHNITQRFVRQKRVDELNKLLNTILDTIPMELSIKDPSDKFRYLYWNKELERNTGIPAIQAIGKSNEEIGLFSNSLREEIRLQEEELLRTGVSLTLKTHRIMPSGKKKYQDLMKFLVPQGDNHFLIVSLWWDITSLIEAKESAEKADKMKSAFLANMSHEIRTPLNAIVGFSDLMAYAEDEDDRKKYSEIIKTNNELLLRLINDILDLSKIESDTITIQLEPLSLKQLLNDVYRITKLRMPEGVMLEYDCPETDLLLMADKSRFIQIMNNLLNNALNNTIQGTISFGYTANADMVEFYVKDTGIGISEDKLDAIFDRFVKLTANQNGFGLGLSITKGLVKIMGGSVRVTSQPGEGSVFYFSLPVFPVPDMRT, from the coding sequence ATGACAAATAAAGCCACGAATGATTCAATCAAAGAAACTCCAATAGACTTTTCTTATGGTAGAATGGTATTTACGGAGTCATTGACCCCTTCTATACTTCCTGAAAATGAATTTAATTCGATTTCAAAAGAAAACTATCGAAGTCGAAAAATTCTGGAATGCATTCCGGATACAATTTTTATTGCACGTAAAGATGGTGTTATAGAAGAAATCGTCACCCCTGGTAGTGATGTGGTTTATAATCAGCTGATTGTTGGTCAAAATCTGGACCGGAGGCACGAAACAAGAGATTTACTATTAATAAGAGAAACCGTTTCAAAAATACTTCAGGACGGAATTCCACGATCTATTGAGTACATGATTTTTGATGATGATAAAAATAAATATTATTATCAAGCAAAGGCTATTGCATTTGACGAACAAAGAGTGATGGTTTTTACTCACAATATAACTCAGAGATTCGTACGGCAAAAGAGAGTAGATGAGCTAAATAAGTTGTTGAATACCATACTTGATACTATTCCGATGGAACTTTCCATCAAAGATCCATCAGATAAATTTCGTTATCTTTACTGGAATAAAGAATTAGAGAGAAATACCGGAATACCTGCCATTCAGGCAATAGGTAAATCAAATGAAGAAATAGGGTTGTTTAGCAATTCATTAAGAGAGGAAATTCGATTGCAGGAGGAAGAGTTGTTACGAACCGGTGTGTCGTTGACTTTAAAAACTCATCGGATAATGCCTTCGGGTAAAAAAAAATACCAGGACTTGATGAAGTTTTTGGTTCCGCAAGGAGATAATCATTTTTTAATTGTTTCACTTTGGTGGGATATTACTTCGCTCATTGAAGCGAAAGAATCAGCCGAGAAGGCTGATAAGATGAAATCTGCATTTTTAGCAAATATGAGTCATGAGATCAGAACTCCACTTAATGCTATTGTGGGATTTTCTGACCTGATGGCGTATGCGGAGGATGAGGATGACAGAAAAAAATACAGTGAGATCATTAAAACGAATAATGAATTGCTATTGAGGTTGATTAATGACATACTTGATCTCTCAAAAATTGAATCGGATACAATAACGATTCAATTGGAGCCATTATCTTTGAAGCAATTGCTTAATGATGTATATCGTATCACAAAATTGCGCATGCCTGAAGGGGTGATGTTGGAATATGATTGTCCTGAGACTGATCTGTTGCTTATGGCTGATAAAAGTCGTTTTATTCAGATTATGAATAATTTATTGAATAATGCGTTAAATAATACGATACAGGGAACAATTTCATTTGGTTATACAGCTAACGCCGATATGGTGGAGTTTTATGTAAAAGATACTGGTATCGGAATTTCTGAAGATAAGCTGGATGCAATTTTTGATCGCTTTGTAAAGCTTACTGCTAATCAGAATGGATTTGGTCTTGGTTTGTCTATTACCAAAGGGTTGGTTAAAATTATGGGGGGGTCTGTTAGAGTTACTTCTCAGCCGGGAGAAGGGAGCGTCTTTTATTTTTCTTTGCCAGTTTTTCCTGTTCCTGATATGCGTACCTAA